A DNA window from Acropora palmata chromosome 12, jaAcrPala1.3, whole genome shotgun sequence contains the following coding sequences:
- the LOC141860311 gene encoding galanin receptor 2a-like codes for MADSFILGFVFASIPFYIFGLIGNSMVIRIVHKMRQMHTTTNYLLANLAVSDAITILIIPMYFAYSGGLGPSVQNLSKFSCKFVVIGDIAMAASATTLSIVAIERYHAILKPFSSNLRLNEENIKKAIALIWTLNTVLCFPGFFLHVWNNEQTSCDGPWGHNVNLASNIYLIIYFIFTTYIPIVVFFFCYGSLIRGLYFSRDIFGERTSEDNSEKKKLLITFILATSGFLLGYGPFSLSYAISFGKKIEFDLYIRRKAVLLFLFAISLCLNPVLYAFRSSSFKEGFKRIFLRRSPETVEQDATQLASFETV; via the coding sequence ATGGCTGATtcatttatccttggttttgTCTTTGCGAGCATTCcgttttatatttttggaCTAATTGGAAATTCAATGGTGATTCGAATTGTTCATAAGATGCGACAAATGCATACGACAACAAATTATCTTTTAGCGAACTTGGCGGTTAGCGATGCCATTACTATTTTGATAATTCCGATGTACTTTGCGTACAGTGGAGGCCTCGGTCCTTCAGTACAAAACTTAAGCAAATTCTCCTGTAAGTTTGTAGTTATAGGGGATATAGCGATGGCTGCATCAGCCACAACACTTTCAATCGTCGCTATCGAAAGGTATCACGCTATATTGAAACCTTTCAGCTCGAATTTACGCTTAAACGAAGAGAATATCAAGAAAGCAATTGCTCTTATTTGGACTTTAAACACAGTCTTGTGTTTTCCAGGATTTTTCCTTCACGTATGGAATAACGAACAAACTTCCTGCGATGGACCGTGGGGCCACAACGTTAACTTGGCTAGCAATATTTATTTGATTATATACTTTATATTCACCACTTATATTCCAATAgtcgtcttttttttctgctatGGATCCTTGATCAGGGGATTGTATTTTTCCAGGGATATTTTCGGGGAAAGAACCAGTGAAGACAATtctgagaaaaagaaacttctgATAACCTTCATCCTGGCAACCAGCGGCTTTCTTCTTGGTTACGGTCCTTTCTCGCTTTCCTACGCAATTTCTTTTGGGAAAAAGATAGAATTCGACCTTTATATAAGACGTAAGGCTGTACTTCTTTTTCTATTCGCAATAAGTTTATGCCTTAACCCCGTATTGTACGCTTTCCGAAGTTCAAGCTTTAAGGAGGGATTTAAGAGAATATTTCTACGCCGTTCTCCAGAGACAGTGGAACAGGACGCGACTCAGTTAGCTTCATTTGAGACTGTCTAG